In Vicia villosa cultivar HV-30 ecotype Madison, WI linkage group LG7, Vvil1.0, whole genome shotgun sequence, the DNA window TTTCCATAAGGCAACAAGTCCTTCCTCTGCATGTATTGTTCTGATGGCATGGATCATACCCTTATACTTTACTTCACCTCCCACTTTAACCTGAGCCATCAACCTTGTTTTCACTACATCAAAAGGACCGGTGCAAATAGGACCTGCCGTACCTGCAAGGAATCCTGAGATCATTGACTGCCATGGTAGAAGAACTTTACCATCGCCTTCATTTTTCTTCCATAAAAGCACATCAAAGGAATTTTTCGCAGTAAACATGACAGATTGATTTGTCCCGTTGCGCATTATGGTAGGAGTAACGCCAGCCCAAAGCCCACGGAAACCTTCTTCCTTTATGATCATTCCTGCACAATGCACAGGACCTCTATATTTTAAAAGCTCGTGGCTTAGCCCTTTCTGCTGTTGCAATCTTATCTTCACCACCTGCAGAAGAACACAGGGTATTCAATACAAGCTTGTAATTCCACACGCCAAGGACAAACTATGAAGGGATGTGTCTGATGTTATATGCTTATTAGCCATTAGTTGCAATCACTTGGACAACTAAAAAATAAGAAGCTTTTAATCATAGTTGCAACACTCGAGATAAACTGCAAACTGAATTAAAAGAGCTATTATATGTACATGGTTTAATGCGGAGACTGCCGCCCCTTAGAATGAAACTGCCCACCCCATGGAGAAGAATGAAATTCAGCTAGCTAAGAAGTAACTAATGAGGATTGAGATGACATCACCACTCTTCCCTTCTGCTATAAACACAGCTTAGAAAAGGAAAAACCTGGATGAGCATTAGGATCTATTGTGAGAACCTGTAGGATTACCCTGAGTGGCCTATCACCAATTGTATCTCCCAGCAACAACTTTAGACGGTGCATCAGCAGCCAAATTTCCGTTTCCCTATCGTGTTCAATTTCTAAATTATATCCTAACATCTTGACACCAATTACTACTGTTCACTCAAAAACTCATTTCCCCAAAATTAAAAACGATcccaaaaatattttacactcctTGATTAGTCAAACCGTAATTCAGAAATGTTACTACTGTTCACTCCAAGACTCGTTTCCTCAAAATTAGAAACGATcccaaaaatattttacactcatTGATTAGTCAAACCGGAATTCAGAATTGTTATACAACTAAAACTATCAGAGTTGATATAAATAAAAGGGTAGAGTGTGATTTCTTTGATTATTATTTCTTTAATTTCCCCATCTAATACCATAACTGAGAAATGCAACAAATGTCAAATACTAGTATCCTGGCTTGGTTTCCTAGTCAAGGCCTAGCATTGCAGACTGAAACCCCATTAAATGTGAATGTCATCACTCTTTGCCTATATTGAGGATAATCCTTATCATTTTTATCAGTGTTGTCAAATATTACCCATGGGGGCGTAATGGCAGAGTGCAGTGGCGGATTTTTAGACAACCACCATGGCCAATTTGTCAGGATAAATGCGCCATGGAGTTTTACGGCAGATATGGAAGATTTTTGGCTATCCGCCATCGACAACGCAGATTTTCATATTAGAGACTCTCTACCTTCCCACAATAACCGCAATAATTTTGATTACTACTGAGTCACAAAAGACAAGCAGAACTTATCTCCATAAAGGAAACAGATTCCACATAGCCTTATCAGGTCCTATCGATATCCTACCACCCTAACTATAAAAACAACACTAAGGACGCATGGTATGGTTTCATAGCGTTTTGCAAGTACATCACCACTTCCTATCCAGACAATCATCACTGTTCATCCACATCATAATTTCAGCTTAAATAACTACcaatttattttatatgaaatcAGCATCATGGCAATTTGCATATGTATGCATTTCTCTTCATGGATTATTCATTCTTGATTGtttaattcaaatttaatttaataataagcTAAATGCTCTTGAAAAATCAGTAATTAAATacacacaaaaattctcaaaccTCAAATGGCGTAACAATCACAACAGCCTCAAGCACCCCAGCGCCAAACCCAGAAAGAAACCGCCCATGATTACTGATCTTCCCCGTCTCAGAATCCTTAAACGCAGACTGAAGCAATGCATTTGAACCCATTCGAAGTGTATACTTCAATGTCAAATGTGTGGCAAAAGGTGTCAAACCCTTCCACAAAGCCCGTACCCCCTCAGATCGTGCAATCGTACTCCCACAATGAAGAATTCCCTTGTATTGCCCTGACCTATCAAGCTGCAGTCTGGTCTTGATCACATCAATGGGTTGGAGACAAGCAGCCTCCATAATCCCACCAAGCGAGCCAGAAAGTGCCTTCATGTAGGGTGGAATCGATTTCTTGGGAATCGAATTCACGTTACTGTTTTCTTGAGCAGCATCTTGATTCATGATTAATGGAGGTTAAAAATAGTTCTGCTTCAAGCTTCAATAGATAAAAAAATGTCAACATAAATAAACATGCAACATGCTTTAAAAAGGCTTACTGAATATCCATGTGAATAACATTTTAAATTATTCATTAACTTTATTTCTAAGCAAAAACAGAGTAAGAAGCAAGTTTTGAAAAACGTTCCGATACTGCAAAAACGACCGCTACAAAAACGGTATAAAAAAAGTACCGATGTCATTATTCACCTATTTTATGATAAAGAAAAAATTGATTATTTCAGACCGCAACAATCACAAGCAGTGTCTGTACCGATACAGACCGAAATCGCAAAAACCGTTATGCGACCGCGACCGTTATTTAAAACCTTGGTAAGGAGACTGAAATCGCGAAAGCCTTTACTTTACGCGGCCGGAACGCGACCACAACACAACCCAGTTATTTAAAACCTTGGTAGCTGCATAATGCCGCAATTATTGTTGCATGCATATATAGAAAAAAGGAAAACTAACTAAACAGAAAACTCAACAACTAACTAACTGCATGACTAAAAATAACATCATAGATGAAGAATCTTGTTGAAAATTTCGGAATCATATTCAGCATTGATGAAATTAAGCATAATATAATGAAAATCTGAAAATCTGGTAACTCGATACGAAACTCTACAATGATTGAAACTACATTGAATTGGATAAAGAAATGGTTCGGTGAAGGATGAACCTGATGATGCAGCTCCGGCGAGGAATGGGTTCGGTTCAGTGACTCTGAAACACGTTTTTTTATTAGGGTTTTTTTGTTATGGTTCAAGAATCAAGATGATGAGGGGTTCGGATTTGCTGTGTTTAGAGCGGGAAAGGTTCATGTGTTTGGAGAAATTTCGGCCGTTGGATGAATCAGGCTTCAGATCTGGTTTGCGAGATAAGCGGGTCAACCTCTAATGTTgactattttataattttaaattttttaatcaaaaaaagaTTAGACACGTGCCGGATATGGAGCGTTTGATTTATTAATGATCAAGGGTGTCAAcctaattgtttttattaaatttttttgatgAAGTTATGTCaaatcatcttttttttcttttacaagtTTCAGTCACCTTTTATTTAAATCATCTTTTTGCACTAATAATAGATTGAAAATATctaattcactttttttttttggttggaCACAATCTTTTattaaactttatttattttttatcatcgtataattttgaatttgatataattcaattgattattagtgtaaaaaaaaaactcaagttaTAATTATTTGTAAATTTGGATTATAAACTATTAATTGATTGAATATATCAAATTCAGAATTATaggaaacaatagaaaacaagttTAAAATGTCTGCTAGATTTTGCTTGGCTATAAATTCTCAGCTAAGGTTTGGGCTGAAAAACATGGAATTTTATAAGATGAACAAGATGTTTTGGAACACAACTTTATGAAAATTAAAGGAGAGACCAAGATTTCAAACAAGGCTCTGGCATGCATTAGGCGTATGAGGGTGTGATTGCAGTAGAGAAGCATAATTAAGGAATAATTGCACCTAAAATTTTTTATAAGGATTCAATTATGCAGAATTCTAATGGAGATGAGTAGAGTAATAGTACCTTGACAGTGTTCTTGAATTTGGTCACCTACATATTCCAATCCTCTTTTCTTGTATTAAACCTACAAAATAATAAACAGTTAAATAAACCTGAGGCGTGTAAGCacactgtccttaaggatttatccgcctcataagcgcaaatcccccaggattcaacaggttcttctCATATTCTTAATATGAATATGAGGCATCAGAACAACAAGAAGTAATCTTAAAGATATAGCAGGAAGATGTGaccagaagaaaagaaaaatatatatataattcatgttatttgttcatatttttatatataatccaAAAGTAAGAGAGTCATTTATGtaagaaagagagagaaatatgtttAATGACTTTGACTAAGTCAAGTCAAAATATTTATTAACCAAATTAAACATTgtcataaattataaataaattaaataataataataattttctttaaaatatttatcactttaaaaattaaaaataaacttatttaaaacttttgaaatataattaaaatttacaacaatcccccacatatatttcaaaagtttaaaagtagaataaataaatttttctGGATTCACATCATGAATGTGATGCATCAAACTagtgtagcaagctatatgaactAGTCCTAGAATGGTAGTACTTAACATACAGTGAGATTggtgtagcaagctatatgaaTCAACATCACTTAACGTATGTTAGAGGTCTATCACTCACATCACACCCCCACAATTCTTGTTGTTGTCGCTATGGTGCGCTAATAGGCCGTGCGCGTGCCTGGTTATTTCATGAGTGCTCTAGAGATTTTGCCAAGATCTCATACAAGCGGCCCCACTCGACACTCATATAGGTGATTTCATCAAGTGTATGCTGCAAATCATACACCTCCGATTAGGATATGAAATTCATTAAAAGCTACGCAAGCTTATCCTCTCAGTAATGCAGTGTCTAGCCCTTTCTCATCTACACCATAGGAAAAGGACACAAgcaaaaattaatcaaataattttttggtGCTAGAAGAACTAACAAGTGACTTGTTCTTACCCATATGAACCTTTTTCATGGGATCTCCAATCACAAAGGTTAGGTTTCCATCACTTGTTAATTTCAATTGGCTAAGTCCAATTCCCCTCGAtgtgtcacaaattaatttcttcCTAGGGATTTTGTTAGAGGATCAACTGAAATCATTTTGATCTAACTTCAAATAAATTGACGATATTATCTCATCGTTTAGTAGCTACTTTATATTCAAATGAGGAAGCCACACTTTTTCTTCCTAAAAATATTGACTAAGACGTCTCTAAGTCAATAAATCTCAAATATTACTCAAGTTTTAATATTAAACTTGATCTCCATAATTAAATGTATACAGGTCTGCTTATATGACTTATAAGCGACATCATTATttctcaataaaataaatataaacacatttaatatattattataaaggtgtgcttgaattttttttttcaagtaaCAACACCCCCACAATGAAAATTAGTTTCACATTGGTTTTATTCCCATTTGAATCATATATTTACATCAATGTATTATTGTAACACATTGGATCATCCACACTATAAGAAATATCAAAATTATCATTCAAAAAATATATCATATATCATATGATTAAAAATCACCATACCATTATTTTTCACACTactcaataaataataaataatttttcaataaTACGGATTTTTTCCCATATTAAGAACAATATTATTTCAAGTTTCTCTAATTATTATATCTTATAAACTTacaaaaatatatcaataataataatcacgtttctgtttcatttatttttctcattcatATCATATATTCAAAAATGATTTAATAagtcaataaaataatcaaataatatttgataataaaataaaatatctcaattttttttattcattgctTTATTCATACATGTATCCAAATGTCAAATAAAAAGTCTCCTAATATTATATACCccacaataaaatatattttggcaaAATCAAAAGTACATATATTTTATACTCATAAAAACTTGAGCCATAATAAAATATATCTCAATTCTACACTTTTAACTCAATTaagtatttaaattaaataatattaattaaatatttaactaatATCAATAAGAATTAAATACTAAATTCAAAACCACTAAAATACATTAATTGAATAAATGTATCGTCATTAGCATCTAAATTATTTTCAATATCACAAATAATTCTTCATAAATAAGCCTAGCACAAAAACTTCATATAAATAGGTACTTCATATCCACTCAATCAAAATAGAAACGTGTCCAAAATTTTATAGATGCAACTTTTGAAACAATAACCAAAATGTCCAACTACAacacaattttaataaaaatggtatatatattcacaacatatttttataaaaatattctcaataataatattcttataaaagtaaattaaatgcataacaattaaaaaaaaattatctaattATTAGTAGAATATACTGCATATTTATATTCAACTAAATAATTGtgacaaaataaaaaattcaacaatATATTAACTTTCCAAGGTCACATAATaatctaataaatatttattattataaatatttattttatttgataacaaatttcaatttcaattaagCACAAAAATTACAATTAATCAGCAATTGTGAAAGGCATTTAATTTAGAAACATAATCAAtttgtattaatatatttaatgacCGTATAATAACATTTATAAGGTCCGTTTTTAAGTTACTTTTATACCATGTAAAAAGAAACGTTTATTTTAATAACATAATACTAATTTAATAATTAAGACTATATAATTATGAtatataatcaatattttaaaaaataattatgttgATATTTGGTAATGGTACCATCCAAATAAAATTAAACAGGTAATTCATAATAATACCACTTTTCCTTTTGATCAACTCTTAACAATATTTCCGTATTGTATTTTCTCAATAACAAAAGTATCATATAATActttacaaaaaaaatcatataatagATTTATCAAACAAACCAAATTTAAGGGTAgtcatatttcatttttattttatttctaaaaaataaaatttgattacgCCGAACAAAATATTATGCCTATAATATGTTTAGAAAAGTAtgcaagaacaaaatataaaaatgtataattttGGAACATGAACAAAATTATTTTCACATAATATTATTACTGataaataacattaaaatatttaaaatcataaGCCTCTTTTAGCcatcattaaaaatatatataacatgaGTTTGAAAGTATAGAACCTGAAGATTTAACAGCATCAACCTTGAGAATAAATCCTTAAGATTGTTGTTGAATTTGGTCACCTACATATTCCAATCCTCTTTTCTTGTATTAAACCTACAAAATAATAAACAGTTAAATAAACCTGAGGCGTGTAAGCacactgtccttaaggatttatccgcctcataagcgcaaaccccccaggattcaacaggttcttctCATATTCTTAATATGAATATGATGCATCAGAACAACAAGAAGTAATCTTAAAGATATAGCAGGAAGATGTGaccagaagaaaagaaaaatatatatataattcatgttatttgttcatatttttatatataatccaAAAGTAAGAGAGTCCTTTATGtaagaaagagagagaaatatgtttaatgactttgactaagtcaagtcaaaatatttattaaccaaattaaatattgtcataaattataaataaattaaataataataataattttctttaaaatatttatcactttaaaaattaaaaataaacttatttaaaacttttgaaatataattaaaatttacaacAGACAGTTATTTTGTCTAATGAAGAAATAAATAATCTCTCTAGTGTTGATGAGGAAAATTGTCTATTGGTAGAAGAAAGAAAGATGAATTATTTTCTTGTAATTTTTTCTGATAAAGATAACCAATACCATGCTTTATTGGATGACATTTGGTTGGTATAAGATCATTATCTCAATGTTAGAGAATGGAGTCTTGATTTTCATCTGGTTAGTGATCAAATTGAAAAGGTGGTGGTTTGGGTGACATTGTCTATGTTAGTAATTGAATATTATGAAGATAAAGTTCTTACATTCAATATTAACAAAATTGGTAGAATAATGAAGGTGGACAAGAATATTGGTTCTTCAGGAACATGGTAAGTATGTGAGATTGTGTGTGGAGGTTGACTTGTCAAAAATGTTACTTGT includes these proteins:
- the LOC131620654 gene encoding mitochondrial succinate-fumarate transporter 1, with the protein product MNQDAAQENSNVNSIPKKSIPPYMKALSGSLGGIMEAACLQPIDVIKTRLQLDRSGQYKGILHCGSTIARSEGVRALWKGLTPFATHLTLKYTLRMGSNALLQSAFKDSETGKISNHGRFLSGFGAGVLEAVVIVTPFEVVKIRLQQQKGLSHELLKYRGPVHCAGMIIKEEGFRGLWAGVTPTIMRNGTNQSVMFTAKNSFDVLLWKKNEGDGKVLLPWQSMISGFLAGTAGPICTGPFDVVKTRLMAQVKVGGEVKYKGMIHAIRTIHAEEGLVALWKGLLPRLMRIPPGQAIMWAVADQVIGLYERRYLQTS